In Sander lucioperca isolate FBNREF2018 chromosome 12, SLUC_FBN_1.2, whole genome shotgun sequence, one DNA window encodes the following:
- the sox18 gene encoding transcription factor SOX-7: protein MNLTDPSLSRETLLHASRMSLGGPWASGTPSPASDSEIGFEQNLSGDCGSPDGLGSGKMRRTEARISLTPSSGGQSPDLTQAGSVSAGTADGKAVGGEQRIRRPMNAFMVWAKDERKRLAVQNPDLHNAVLSKMLGQSWKALSATDKRPFVEEAERLRVQHLQDHPNYKYRPRRKKTTKKLKRVEPGLLLHSLAHGGAPGLGLGPGISPLGAENVSGVSAYGNIGAHPSHHHHSHHLLHSLGHFRDLQAPGHLELESYGLPTPEMSPLDVLEDGAGESVFFPQHMQEEAGLGGWSGYHHHLHHPNQHYSHNYNNHSHHNPINGAATHSSGMSVGASSSNCLNSNLSPGRSSRVDSRTSSVESNMTSSMSSRLNHTSGHHIALRSPVKCQPPLSDCSSPVSYPQPSISLPEPIKSHLTPHQSTAPVGYFSQMYGNSAPNAAYYMPSQLGQLSPPPETSPSSCSSSSIPTSTFPPPLHLDPSNPESSCHLGSSSAEFWSEVDRHEFDQYVNVGRNREEAYGRGGGCGSKVLSGRSSSSVGSSMNSSIMNRDVSSILSGAGGCDEGSSPLISALSDASSAVYYSACITG, encoded by the exons ATGAATTTAACCGATCCCAGCTTGTCTAGAGAGACTCTTCTGCATGCCAGCCGGATGTCTCTCGGGGGCCCCTGGGCGTCCGGGACCCCGAGCCCTGcttctgattctgaaataggtTTTGAGCAGAACCTCTCCGGGGACTGCGGTTCTCCCGATGGCCTTGGAAGCGGGAAGATGAGGAGAACAGAAGCGAGGATTTCTCTGACACCCAGTTCAGGGGGACAGAGTCCGGACCTGACCCAGGCAGGAAGTGTGTCGGCAGGCACGGCCGATGGGAAGGCTGTGGGGGGTGAGCAGAGGATCCGCAGGCCCATGAACGCCTTCATGGTCTGGGCCAAAGACGAGAGGAAGCGACTGGCCGTGCAGAACCCTGACCTGCACAACGCTGTGCTCAGCAAGATGCTCG GTCAGTCATGGAAGGCCCTGAGTGCGACAGACAAGCGGCCATTTGTGGAGGAAGCAGAACGTCTCCGTGTCCAGCACCTCCAGGATCACCCAAACTACAAGTACAGGCCCCGTCGCAAAAAGACCACCAAAAAACTCAAGCGGGTTGAACCAGGGCTTCTGCTTCACAGTTTAGCCCATGGCGGGGCACCAGGCCTTGGATTAGGACCTGGCATCAGCCCCTTGGGTGCAGAAAATGTCTCTGGAGTTTCTGCTTATGGTAATATAGGCGCCCACCCTTCACATCACCATCACTCCCATCATCTTCTGCACTCTCTCGGGCACTTCAGGGACCTCCAGGCCCCAGGACACCTAGAGCTGGAGAGCTATGGCCTGCCCACTCCGGAGATGTCCCCTCTGGATGTTCTGGAAGATGGAGCTGGGGAATCTGTGTTTTTTCCCCAACATATgcaagaagaggcaggtttgGGAGGTTGGAGTGGCTACCACCACCACCTTCACCATCCTAACCAGCATTACAGCCATAATTACAACAACCACAGTCACCACAACCCCATAAATGGTGCAGCAACACACAGTTCAGGAATGAGTGTTGGTGCCAGTTCAAGCAACTGTTTGAACTCCAATTTGAGTCCAGGCAGAAGTTCCAGAGTTGATTCTAGAACGAGTTCTGTCGAGTCAAATATGACGTCGAGCATGAGCTCTAGGTTAAATCACACCTCTGGTCACCATATTGCCTTGCGGAGTCCTGTAAAGTGCCAACCACCTCTGTCCGACTGCTCCTCCCCTGTTTCTTACCCCCAGCCCTCCATCAGCCTCCCTGAGCCAATAAAATCCCACCTGACGCCACATCAATCCACTGCTCCTGTCGGCTACTTCAGCCAAATGTATGGGAACAGCGCTCCAAATGCTGCGTATTACATGCCCTCTCAGCTGGGGCAGCTTTCACCTCCTCCTGAAACTTCTCCTTCTTCCTGCTCATCCTCCTCCATCCCCACATCCACCTTCCCTCCTCCGTTGCACTTAGACCCTTCAAATCCAGAGTCCTCCTGCCATTTGGGGTCTTCTTCTGCTGAGTTCTGGTCTGAGGTGGACAGGCATGAGTTTGACCAGTATGTAAATGTCGGAAGGAATCGAGAGGAGGCCTACGGGCGCGGTGGGGGCTGTGGGTCCAAAGTCTTGAGTGGGCGCAGTAGCAGTAGTGTAGGTAGTAGCATGAATAGCAGTATTATGAACAGGGATGTCAGTAGCATTTTGAGTGGTGCTGGTGGCTGTGATGAAGGGAGCAGCCCTCTTATATCTGCTCTTTCTGATGCCAGCAGTGCTGTCTACTACAGTGCCTGTATCACTGGATAA